The proteins below are encoded in one region of Acidobacteriota bacterium:
- a CDS encoding aconitate hydratase yields MSDSIIREQIPMIREVYRRLPERVATARRLLGRPLTYAEKILVNHIDTLDAAPERGVTYAAFRPDRVAMQDATAQMALLQFMLSGREKVAVPSTTHCDHLILARRGVAEDLSAANDMNGEVYDFLASASAKYGIGFWKPGSGIIHQVVLENYAFPGGMMIGTDSHTPNAGGLGMVAIGVGGADAADVMAGLIWSLRWPRLVGVKLTGSLSGWAAPKDIILRVAEILTVKGGTGKIVEYFGPGTASISATGKATITNMGAEIGATCSLFPYDERQQRYLELTGRGEIAAMAEKVASDLRPDPEVLDAPEKFYDEIIEIDLDALTPRVVGPHTPDLGRPVEQLGAEAKKEGWPIELSAALIGSCTNSSYEDIGRAASVARQALDKGLKARVPLLISPGSDQVFATVERDGLLEPLEALGATVLANACGPCIGQWKRDDMKDGATNSIITSFNRNFRRRNDGNPETHAFIGSPETVIAFALAGRLDVDFTREPVADGVRLDPPVADELPAAGFEQRRDGYQPPAADGSQVQVAVAPDSERLQLLEPFAPWDGRDLEGLAVLLKARGKCTTDHISPAGPWLRFRGHLDRISDNMFTGANNAFTDEPGTGIDVLTGEVGPLPAIARHYKAEGLGWVAVGDENYGEGSSREHAAMCPRHLGARAVIARSFARIHETNLKKQGILALTFADPADYEKIGPRDRLSIVGLAEMAPGKTLTVVIRHPDGGEERIQVRHSFTEGEIEWFRAGSALNTLRS; encoded by the coding sequence ATGTCCGATTCGATCATCCGAGAGCAGATTCCCATGATCCGTGAGGTCTACCGGCGGCTGCCGGAGCGCGTGGCCACCGCCCGCCGGCTCCTCGGCCGCCCCCTGACCTATGCCGAGAAGATTCTCGTCAACCACATCGACACCCTCGACGCGGCTCCCGAGCGAGGCGTGACCTACGCCGCCTTCCGCCCCGACCGGGTGGCGATGCAGGACGCCACGGCCCAGATGGCCTTGCTGCAGTTCATGCTCTCGGGACGCGAGAAAGTGGCGGTGCCCAGTACGACCCATTGCGACCACCTGATCCTGGCGCGCCGGGGCGTCGCCGAGGACCTCTCCGCGGCCAACGACATGAACGGCGAGGTCTACGACTTTCTCGCCTCGGCATCGGCCAAGTACGGCATCGGCTTCTGGAAACCGGGCTCGGGCATCATCCACCAGGTCGTACTCGAAAACTACGCCTTCCCGGGCGGCATGATGATCGGCACCGACTCCCACACCCCCAACGCCGGCGGCCTGGGCATGGTGGCCATCGGCGTGGGTGGAGCCGACGCCGCGGACGTGATGGCCGGACTGATCTGGTCGCTGCGCTGGCCTCGCCTGGTGGGCGTCAAGCTGACCGGTTCGCTCAGCGGCTGGGCGGCCCCCAAGGACATCATCCTGAGGGTCGCGGAGATCCTCACCGTCAAGGGCGGGACAGGTAAGATCGTCGAGTACTTCGGCCCCGGCACGGCGTCGATCTCCGCCACGGGCAAGGCCACGATCACCAACATGGGAGCCGAGATCGGCGCCACCTGCTCGCTTTTTCCCTACGATGAGCGCCAGCAGCGTTATCTCGAACTGACCGGCCGCGGCGAGATCGCCGCCATGGCCGAGAAGGTCGCCTCCGATCTGCGCCCCGACCCGGAGGTGCTCGACGCCCCCGAAAAGTTCTACGACGAGATCATCGAAATCGACCTCGACGCCCTCACGCCCCGCGTGGTCGGCCCCCACACTCCCGACCTCGGACGTCCCGTCGAACAGCTTGGCGCGGAGGCGAAAAAGGAAGGCTGGCCGATCGAGCTGTCGGCCGCCCTGATCGGATCGTGCACCAACTCCTCCTACGAAGATATCGGCCGGGCGGCGAGCGTAGCCCGCCAGGCCCTCGACAAGGGCCTGAAAGCCAGGGTGCCGCTGCTGATCAGCCCCGGCTCCGACCAGGTCTTCGCCACCGTCGAGCGCGACGGCCTGCTGGAGCCTCTCGAGGCCCTGGGCGCAACGGTTCTGGCCAACGCCTGCGGCCCCTGCATCGGCCAGTGGAAACGGGACGACATGAAAGATGGTGCGACCAACTCCATCATCACTTCCTTCAACCGCAACTTCCGCCGCCGCAACGACGGCAACCCCGAAACCCACGCTTTCATCGGCTCGCCCGAGACGGTGATCGCCTTCGCCCTGGCGGGCCGGCTCGACGTGGACTTCACCCGCGAGCCGGTGGCCGATGGCGTGCGTCTCGATCCGCCCGTGGCCGACGAATTGCCCGCGGCGGGCTTCGAGCAGCGCCGGGACGGCTACCAGCCTCCGGCCGCCGACGGCAGCCAGGTGCAGGTGGCGGTGGCCCCGGACAGCGAGCGCCTGCAGCTTCTCGAGCCCTTCGCCCCGTGGGACGGCCGGGACCTCGAGGGCCTGGCGGTGCTGCTCAAGGCCCGAGGCAAGTGCACCACCGACCACATCTCCCCCGCCGGCCCGTGGCTGCGCTTCCGCGGCCACCTCGATCGCATCTCCGACAACATGTTCACCGGCGCCAACAACGCCTTCACCGACGAACCGGGAACGGGCATCGACGTGCTCACCGGCGAGGTGGGCCCGCTACCGGCCATCGCGCGGCATTACAAGGCCGAGGGACTGGGCTGGGTCGCGGTGGGAGACGAAAACTACGGCGAGGGCTCGTCGCGGGAGCACGCGGCCATGTGCCCGCGCCACCTCGGCGCCCGGGCGGTGATCGCGCGTTCCTTCGCCCGGATCCACGAGACCAACCTCAAAAAGCAGGGCATCCTGGCGCTGACCTTCGCCGATCCGGCCGACTACGAGAAGATCGGACCCCGCGACCGGCTGAGCATCGTCGGCCTGGCCGAGATGGCTCCCGGCAAGACGCTGACGGTGGTCATCCGCCACCCCGACGGCGGCGAAGAGCGGATCCAGGTGCGGCACAGCTTCACCGAGGGCGAAATCGAGTGGTTCCGCGCCGGCTCCGCTCTCAACACCTTGCGCTCCTGA
- a CDS encoding sulfotransferase: MQHIVICGYPRAGTTLFYNMLHTTVSNHHMLSRESHAAWIIGRHPSAWITKRPLDIFEIDAIRAANTYGKRLHVIIMVRDPRSLVVSRHQSVPDDYFIGWDRQYFVDGDRIERSNPGIVQIHNAIAKTQARGDLDSVRILRFEDLVADPEGVQAELGRELGLEYRGRFSDFHRADVPEDLRRALNGLRPVDPTALTRWRRPEHRERVLEQFSACPALFDLLEQYGYESDRRWWDALWKEADSASSLSNRITTVM, from the coding sequence GTGCAGCATATCGTGATTTGCGGCTATCCGAGAGCGGGAACGACCCTCTTCTACAACATGCTTCACACCACGGTGAGCAACCACCACATGCTCAGCCGGGAATCCCACGCGGCCTGGATCATCGGCCGGCACCCGAGCGCCTGGATCACCAAGCGCCCCCTGGACATCTTCGAGATCGACGCGATCCGCGCCGCCAACACCTACGGCAAGCGCCTGCACGTGATCATCATGGTCCGCGACCCCCGCTCGCTGGTGGTCTCCCGCCACCAGAGCGTTCCCGACGACTACTTCATCGGCTGGGACCGACAGTACTTCGTCGACGGCGACCGCATCGAGCGCAGCAACCCCGGCATCGTCCAGATCCACAATGCCATCGCCAAGACCCAGGCCCGGGGCGACCTGGACTCGGTGCGCATCTTGCGCTTCGAGGACCTGGTGGCCGACCCCGAAGGGGTTCAGGCAGAGCTGGGCCGGGAGCTGGGTCTCGAGTACCGGGGCCGCTTCTCGGATTTCCACCGTGCCGACGTACCCGAAGACCTGCGCCGCGCCCTCAACGGCCTGCGCCCGGTGGACCCCACCGCCCTGACCCGCTGGCGCCGGCCCGAACACCGCGAGCGCGTGCTCGAGCAGTTCTCCGCCTGCCCCGCCCTCTTCGACCTGCTCGAACAGTACGGCTACGAGTCCGACCGCCGCTGGTGGGACGCGCTATGGAAAGAAGCCGATTCAGCGTCGTCCCTTTCGAATCGAATCACGACAGTGATGTAG
- a CDS encoding sulfotransferase has translation MRKGPFPILGRGHSGGRLLCEAYIRAGVRMGKVHPQRKDTAFFAARNSVIHEICMAAFRYPTMGEEARGSLQEKLRSEVERFHREEIGEPGPFGWKIGVTLFALPVLLDAFPQARVVHLIRDGRDVMLSRLDARIARLHQRPVDRLTVFADAGVTHFRGEPLGPEMIARYRTELELQHWITAVRFGMQGRCRPEQYLEVRYEDLCREPVPTLERVFAFLRLPLGDAARE, from the coding sequence GTGAGGAAAGGACCGTTTCCGATTCTCGGGCGTGGGCACTCGGGAGGGCGCCTGCTCTGCGAGGCCTATATCCGTGCCGGCGTGCGGATGGGGAAGGTGCACCCCCAGCGCAAGGACACGGCCTTTTTCGCCGCTCGCAATTCGGTGATCCACGAGATCTGCATGGCCGCCTTCCGCTATCCGACGATGGGGGAGGAGGCGCGCGGCAGCTTGCAGGAGAAGCTGCGCTCGGAGGTGGAGCGCTTTCACCGCGAGGAGATCGGCGAGCCCGGTCCCTTCGGCTGGAAGATCGGCGTGACGCTCTTTGCCTTGCCGGTGCTGCTCGATGCCTTTCCCCAGGCCCGGGTCGTGCACCTGATCCGTGACGGTCGGGACGTGATGCTCTCCCGCCTCGACGCCCGCATCGCCCGCTTGCACCAGCGGCCGGTGGACCGGCTGACGGTGTTCGCCGATGCCGGCGTGACCCACTTTCGCGGCGAGCCCCTCGGACCCGAAATGATCGCGCGTTACCGCACCGAGCTGGAGTTGCAGCACTGGATCACGGCCGTGCGCTTCGGCATGCAGGGACGCTGCCGGCCGGAACAGTACCTGGAGGTGCGTTACGAGGATCTCTGCCGGGAGCCGGTACCAACCCTCGAGCGGGTCTTCGCCTTTCTCCGCCTGCCCCTGGGCGACGCGGCGCGGGAGTAG